Within Gammaproteobacteria bacterium, the genomic segment CCGGGATATCGCATGTTGCACTACAAACGCCCTACGATCTACCATACCCGCCACTCCCTGGGACGTAGTCTGTTAATATGGTTTTTGTTACTAGCCCTGCTGCCACTAAGCATTAATGCCTGGATTGCTCACCGACAGGCGGTACATAGTTTAACTATAGCGGCAACAGAAAAACTAAAACAAGGTGCTGAACTCAAGGCATTCTTTATTCAGAACTGGTTCAACTATCGTCTTATGAACCTCCGCAGTCAGGCAGAGGATCATCACAATATTCAATTCCTTTCTGCACTGAAAAAATCCTTTCGCGACAGTGGCAAAAAACTATCTGATTTTATTGAAAGTGATAGCTGGCGTTTACTGGCAAATAGCCAACAAAATGACATCATGACCTTCTTTAAACGTCATAACTATATCTATGACCTATTTCTGATCGATGAGCAAGGTAACATTCTGTTTACAATAGAGCGTGAATTCGATCTTGGCACCAATATTTTTACTGATGACTATGCTGGAACCCGTTTTGCCATTATCGCCAAAGAAACCATTGCCCACCAACAGGCTCTGTTTTCGGATTTCAGCGGTCAGGCCAGTTCCAATAATCTACTATCCGGTTTTCTCACCGTACCCATACTGGATAATAAAAATAAGATTCTGGGTCTGTTTGCGATACAACTACAACTGGGTCAGATTAATGAACAGATATTAAAACTGAACCCTGACAGTAGCCTCACACACTACCTAGTAGGTGCAGATGGTCTGTTACGATCGCCAGTAAGCGCAATAAAAACAGATCATGTACTACAACGGATTAACACCGAACAATTCCAGCGCTGGAAAAATGAATACAGGGAAAATGGCACCCACTCCAATGATGAAATCGAACCCGCCTTTAGCTACATGGGGCCCAATGACAAGCCAGTTATTGGCATGCATCAGACGATACGTTTACCCGGCGTAAACTGGCTGTTAATCAGTGAAATTGATGAAGATGAGGCCCTTGCCTCCGCACACAAACTGGGTGAGATCACCTTAGTTATCTTTATCTTGACGGGTGTATTAGTAATAGGGCTTGCCAGCTACCAGACACAGCGTATTACCCGCCCAATTATAAAACTGGTCGATGCCAGTGTGGCCGTTGCTGCCGGCAAACTGAACCAACAGGTAGAGATCGATGCCAATAACGAGATTGGTGTACTCGCCGACGCCTTTAATGAAATGATCACTACCCGTAAACGACACATGGATGTGTTGGAAGAGAGCAACCAGATTGCCCAGATGGCTCTGAGTGAACTGGCTGAACAAAAGGCTGCTTTGGATCAACATTCTATTGTCGCAATCACGGATATACAAGGCAATATCACCTTTGCCAATGAAAAATTTACCGAGATCAGTGGCTATAGCCGCCAGGAATTACTCGGACAGAATCATCGCATGCTCAAATCCGATTGCCATGATACTGCTTTTTTTCGTGAGATGTACCGTACCATTGCCTCTGGCAAGACGTGGCATGGTGAGATTTGTAACACAAACAAGAACGGTGATCTCTATTGGCTGGATACAACCATTGCACCCTTTATTGGCGAGAATGGAAAGCCACAAAGCTATATCACTATCCGTACTGACATTACCGAATATAAACGGGTAACCAAAGCCATGCTGGAAGCAAAGGAGGTCGCCGAAGCCGCGACTCGACAAAAGTCGGAATTCCTTGCCAATATGAGCCATGAGATCAGGACACCAATGAATGGTGTTATCGGCATGACCGAACTGCTACTCGATACCTCATTAACACCCAAGCAGCTTAATTATGCCGAGGCCACCCGGCATTCCGCCGATGCCCTACTAACCATTATCAATGACATCCTTGATTTTTCCAAAATTGAAGCAGGCAAAATGGAACTGGAGGATGTCGCCTTTGACCTGCAATCACTAACTCAGGGTGTTACCGAATTAATGGCATTAAAGTGCCATAAAAAGAAACTGGAGATGTTGTTACGCTACAAACCGGGCACTCATCGATTTGTTATTGGCGACCCTGGTCGGATTCGGCAGATATTGTTAAACCTGCTCAGTAATGCAATTAAATTCACCGAGCAAGGAAACATCCTGCTCACAGTCGAGTCAGCCAAATCAGATAATAATGAAATCCTGTTTCATCTTACCGTACAGGATACCGGTATCGGTATTGCGGAAGACAAGCTGGAGAAAATATTTAACAAATTTGACCAGGAAGATGGCTCCACCACACGAAAATATGGGGGGACCGGTCTCGGACTATCCATCTGTAAACAACTCAGTAAGATGATGCAAGGTGATATACAAGTCAGCAGTAAAAAGGGACAGGGGTCCAGCTTCACCTTCAGTATGAAACTCCAGGTCAACAATCAGGCATCCACCATCACCCATTCCATCAGCAACTATCAGCTACTCAAGGGACTGAAGACCCTTATTATTGATGACGTCAGTATCAATCGCACCATTCTTGTCGAGCAACTATCACCATTGGGGATGCAGATTCTCAACGCCAGATCCGGTCAAGAGGCCATTGATATATTGCAACAGGCGATGGATGAAAATGCACCGTTTGATATCATCATTACTGATTATCAGATATCGAAGATAGATAGTGAGGTTCTGGTGACAGAAATACTGAACAAACAGTTACTGGCAGCCAATCCGGTAATCCTGTTCATTGCATCATCACCACGTCGAGGGGATAGCTCACACCTGAAGGCACTGGGCTTCGATGGTTACCTGAGTAAACCGATCCATCCTGCCGAGGTACCACAGATACTTGCCATTATCCGAGAGGCCAAACAGCAAGGGCGCACTATACCTATGGTCACACACCATACTTTGCGAGAAACCAGAGCACAGGCGCATAAAGAAACCAGCTTCAGCAACAGCAAGATACTCTTGGCTGAAGATAACGCCATCAATATGATTGTCGCCACCAAATTACTGGAAAAATACGGCTGTCAAATAACACCCGCTGTCAACGGTCTTGAGGCACTGCAACAGATCAAGGAACAGGACTTTGATTTAATACTTATGGACTGCCAGATGCCAGAGATGGATGGTTATGAGGCAACGGCAAAAATCAGAGACTTCCAGTCTGATAATAATAGCAAGCAAACACCGATTATTGCCTTTACCGCCAATGCCATGAAGTCAGACCAGGAAAAATGTATGGCTGCCGGTATGGATGATTTTATTAGTAAACCAGTTGATACGGCCAGGCTACAACAAATTCTAGAGAAATGGTTAACAAAGGGGTAGGGTGCGCACTGCGCACCAAAGTTGGTGCGTATTACGCACTTGAAAATCATTTAATAATCTGTGCCCACAGTTTATCCAGGCGTTTCGCTGACACGGGTACAGCCGTTTTCAGAGTTTGTGCAAAAACCGAGACACGGTATTCTTCCAGTAACCAACGATACTCCTCCAGCAAGGGATCTGTTGCACTCAGAGACTCCTTACGCTCCTGATAACGCGTCCATAACACACTAATCGGTTGTGCCAATTGTCGATCCCGACTCGCATCCACCTCCAGCTTATCCATACGCATCGACAATGCTCGCAGATAACGCGCCAGATGCCGTATCCGTTGCCAGGAGGCCTTCTGCACAAAACCCGGATAAATCAGGTAACCCAGTTGGCTCTTTATTTCATTTATCGCTGCCAGCGTTGTTACCGTTATATTTCCCTTCAGACGCTTTGCAATGGCATGATATTCCCGTAATGCCTCCCCCAGCCAAGTACAGAGACTATTACTCACATCACCTAAAAGAGGTATCCCGGCCTGTCTGTATTGATCAAACACCGCCTTGCTGCGAATATCCGTACCCTCAGCAAGAAAGGTCTGTTGCACAATCAAATCCATAATATCCTGTCGTAGATCCTTGCATTGGCCGATACCGCTGTAATAAAGACATAACTGCTGAATTCCGGAAAGCCCCTTCTCAACTGCGCGCAGATCACGCACACACTCTTTCTTGTACAGGGCCATCAGCCCTTGACGCTGATTCTCATGCGCTGTCGCGATAGAATCGAAGACACGCAGGGCTACCCCCTTGCCATCAAGCATGAGAGCAGGATAGGCGCGTAGATTAACCCCATCAACCTGTCTCTCGATACATTCCGGCAGATCAGGAAAATCCCAACGTTCAATATGACTACGCTCAAGATCTTCAAACAGGGCTGATCCGGAAAATACCTGCTCGACCTGTCCCTTGTACTGTTTTTGCAAGGTCAGGAGATCAGAACCCTGACCCAACACCTTGCTGCCATCAATAATACGAAAAGTCATAAAAAAGTGCTTATCTAGTAATTCAGGACGCCAATCACCCGATGCAATCTGTATCCCGCCAATTCTGGAAAAGTAATCACTCATCACCCGCAATAAATCGCCATCCCCCTCTGTTGCACGCAAAAAACTCTCGGCATAATCTGGTGCAGGAACCAGATAACGGCGCAACGCCTTAGGCAATGACTTAATCAATGCCACCACTTTGTCTTGCAACAACCCTGGCACCAGCCAGGAAAAAGCCGATACCGGTAGTTGAGCTAATATCGGCAAAGGAATATTCACAATAACGCCATCCACATCCTGTCCCGGATTAAAGCTGTATTCCAGTGTCAAGCTGATACCCGAAACCTCGATAACATCAGGGAAACGTTGCTCCGTGATCTGCGCAGCATCATGCTGCATCAAGGCATCACGACTCAGATACAATAATCGGGGCTGATCCTTTTCAATCTTTTTTCGCCAACTGTCAAAATCCACACCA encodes:
- a CDS encoding response regulator, which produces MLHYKRPTIYHTRHSLGRSLLIWFLLLALLPLSINAWIAHRQAVHSLTIAATEKLKQGAELKAFFIQNWFNYRLMNLRSQAEDHHNIQFLSALKKSFRDSGKKLSDFIESDSWRLLANSQQNDIMTFFKRHNYIYDLFLIDEQGNILFTIEREFDLGTNIFTDDYAGTRFAIIAKETIAHQQALFSDFSGQASSNNLLSGFLTVPILDNKNKILGLFAIQLQLGQINEQILKLNPDSSLTHYLVGADGLLRSPVSAIKTDHVLQRINTEQFQRWKNEYRENGTHSNDEIEPAFSYMGPNDKPVIGMHQTIRLPGVNWLLISEIDEDEALASAHKLGEITLVIFILTGVLVIGLASYQTQRITRPIIKLVDASVAVAAGKLNQQVEIDANNEIGVLADAFNEMITTRKRHMDVLEESNQIAQMALSELAEQKAALDQHSIVAITDIQGNITFANEKFTEISGYSRQELLGQNHRMLKSDCHDTAFFREMYRTIASGKTWHGEICNTNKNGDLYWLDTTIAPFIGENGKPQSYITIRTDITEYKRVTKAMLEAKEVAEAATRQKSEFLANMSHEIRTPMNGVIGMTELLLDTSLTPKQLNYAEATRHSADALLTIINDILDFSKIEAGKMELEDVAFDLQSLTQGVTELMALKCHKKKLEMLLRYKPGTHRFVIGDPGRIRQILLNLLSNAIKFTEQGNILLTVESAKSDNNEILFHLTVQDTGIGIAEDKLEKIFNKFDQEDGSTTRKYGGTGLGLSICKQLSKMMQGDIQVSSKKGQGSSFTFSMKLQVNNQASTITHSISNYQLLKGLKTLIIDDVSINRTILVEQLSPLGMQILNARSGQEAIDILQQAMDENAPFDIIITDYQISKIDSEVLVTEILNKQLLAANPVILFIASSPRRGDSSHLKALGFDGYLSKPIHPAEVPQILAIIREAKQQGRTIPMVTHHTLRETRAQAHKETSFSNSKILLAEDNAINMIVATKLLEKYGCQITPAVNGLEALQQIKEQDFDLILMDCQMPEMDGYEATAKIRDFQSDNNSKQTPIIAFTANAMKSDQEKCMAAGMDDFISKPVDTARLQQILEKWLTKG